A window from Aerococcus sp. Group 1 encodes these proteins:
- the lysA gene encoding diaminopimelate decarboxylase — protein sequence MKLTQHMQVVNNELNIADIPVSRLKEEYGTPLYIYDQKGIKDQAKTFINGFHSKKFTTHIIYASKAFLNLYIAQLINEQGCYLDAVSGGEIYTLLAAGVPGEKIYFHGNNKTESEIILALEQGIGTFVIDSQTDFYKVEKIVKSLNKQAKVLLRINPGIEASTHKYIQTSRDDSKFGMSSHDEDTVALVKEMVKSDWFDFAGFHCHIGSQILEERFFFEEADLMLGFCRQMEEETGCQVREINLGGGFGVYYSQADRPFDYEKFLQSYIQVIEAAINQYGLEHIDTVSIEPGRALINDFGTALYSVGGVKHTLAGKPFVFVDGGMSDNIRPALYQAKYEAALANRMNDEVEGEYRVAGKLCETGDQLVQDAPLPEARIGDLLVIPRVGAYTYTMSSNYNRLGRPALVFVEDGQSYLAVKRESYQDLLRNDYNYKNKED from the coding sequence ATGAAACTGACGCAACACATGCAAGTGGTTAATAATGAATTAAACATTGCCGATATTCCTGTTTCTCGTCTGAAGGAAGAGTACGGAACTCCGCTTTATATTTATGATCAAAAGGGGATTAAAGATCAAGCGAAAACATTTATCAATGGCTTCCATTCTAAAAAGTTTACTACTCATATTATCTATGCCTCCAAGGCCTTTTTAAACCTTTATATCGCTCAACTAATCAATGAACAGGGCTGTTATCTTGATGCCGTTAGTGGTGGGGAAATTTACACCCTTTTGGCAGCTGGTGTTCCAGGTGAAAAAATATATTTCCATGGCAATAATAAAACAGAGTCAGAGATCATTCTAGCTCTTGAGCAAGGGATTGGAACATTTGTTATTGATAGCCAGACTGATTTTTATAAAGTAGAAAAAATTGTTAAATCCCTTAATAAACAGGCTAAGGTCCTTTTGAGAATTAATCCAGGGATTGAAGCAAGCACCCATAAATATATCCAAACCAGCCGCGATGATTCTAAATTTGGTATGAGTAGCCATGATGAGGATACGGTGGCTTTGGTTAAAGAGATGGTTAAGAGCGATTGGTTCGACTTTGCCGGCTTCCATTGCCATATCGGCTCACAAATATTAGAAGAAAGATTCTTCTTTGAAGAAGCCGATTTAATGTTGGGATTCTGTCGGCAAATGGAAGAAGAAACCGGCTGCCAGGTAAGAGAGATTAACCTGGGCGGCGGTTTTGGTGTGTACTATAGCCAAGCAGATCGTCCTTTTGATTATGAGAAATTTTTACAAAGCTACATTCAGGTCATTGAAGCAGCAATTAATCAATATGGCTTAGAGCATATCGATACCGTAAGCATTGAGCCGGGACGGGCCTTAATTAATGATTTCGGGACAGCTCTTTATAGCGTTGGGGGTGTCAAACATACCCTGGCTGGAAAACCTTTTGTCTTTGTCGATGGTGGGATGTCAGACAATATTCGCCCAGCCCTATATCAAGCCAAATATGAAGCGGCTTTAGCTAATCGGATGAATGATGAGGTCGAAGGGGAGTATCGCGTGGCAGGAAAATTGTGTGAAACTGGTGACCAGTTGGTTCAAGATGCTCCCTTGCCAGAGGCTCGGATCGGGGACCTCTTGGTGATTCCTCGAGTAGGGGCTTATACTTATACAATGAGTTCGAATTATAATCGTCTGGGACGTCCAGCCCTGGTCTTTGTCGAGGATGGGCAATCTTATTTGGCTGTCAAACGAGAAAGCTACCAAGATTTGCTCAGAAACGACTATAATTATAAGAATAAAGAAGATTAG
- the phoU gene encoding phosphate signaling complex protein PhoU → MKKTQLRKAFVEELKTLDGQFTRMGIDTTKAIEEAVDALLNHDNEAAEKVIKNDEKINAYEVAIDKECFRLISLQSPIGDELRFIISIIKASADLERMGDHAVSIAKGALRIADEPRLENIESDLEIMTDTVIEMAELAVNAFVTRNDQQAKAAAEMDAKVDHYFDKLIPQVVSDMKKDNSLVVTGASYISMISNLERMGDYVTNLCERIIYLDEGKVVDLNG, encoded by the coding sequence ATGAAAAAGACACAACTAAGAAAGGCCTTTGTCGAAGAATTAAAGACCTTAGATGGTCAATTTACACGTATGGGCATCGATACTACTAAAGCTATTGAAGAAGCTGTTGATGCGCTTCTCAACCATGATAATGAAGCCGCTGAAAAAGTGATTAAAAATGACGAAAAGATTAATGCATATGAAGTGGCCATTGATAAGGAATGTTTTCGGCTAATTTCCCTACAAAGCCCTATCGGCGATGAATTACGCTTTATTATTTCCATCATCAAGGCCAGTGCTGACCTTGAAAGAATGGGCGACCATGCCGTCTCTATTGCAAAAGGAGCTCTACGGATCGCAGATGAACCCCGTTTAGAAAATATTGAATCTGACCTAGAAATAATGACTGATACAGTCATTGAAATGGCCGAGCTAGCTGTTAACGCCTTTGTTACCCGTAATGACCAACAAGCTAAGGCAGCAGCAGAAATGGACGCCAAAGTTGACCACTACTTTGATAAACTAATCCCACAAGTCGTGTCAGATATGAAGAAGGATAACAGCTTAGTGGTAACTGGTGCTTCATATATTTCCATGATTTCTAATCTAGAACGCATGGGTGACTACGTGACCAACCTCTGCGAACGCATTATCTATTTAGATGAAGGCAAGGTTGTCGACCTTAACGGCTAA
- a CDS encoding MFS transporter — MENKKKAVISSIIASGTDDLNVMFLSFSMASIISEFSLSGAQAGAIATITNLGMLLGGLIFGYLGDRYHKLNILKITLLIFSLASGAIAFAPSITMLYILRFIAGVGVGGEYGIALGIMAQIVPVHKMGRISALNGVAGQVGSITSAALAGLFLSHLGWRGLFLFGLAPLLLVLYMQVAIKDEKEFYPVKNDSALDKSEKINFAVLFKDLRTSYQTIALMLMCTVQIAGYFGMMNWLPTIMQEQAGLSVQGSSLWMISTIVGMSLGMVVFGRLFDQFGPRLMFGAFLLASAFGVYLFSQITSPLGMLFGGAMMGFFVNGMFPGYGATVSYLYPKSVQSMANNLILNVGRAVGGFSSMIIGIIMEHGNVTMVMLFLSCLYIFSFVVMLTIPGIKQKSFKKVYAQ, encoded by the coding sequence ATGGAAAATAAGAAAAAAGCTGTTATTTCAAGTATCATTGCCTCAGGTACCGATGACCTCAACGTAATGTTTCTATCCTTTTCAATGGCAAGCATTATTAGTGAGTTTTCACTATCAGGTGCTCAAGCGGGAGCTATCGCTACCATAACTAACTTGGGGATGTTATTAGGTGGATTAATTTTTGGATATCTGGGTGACCGTTACCATAAGCTAAACATCTTAAAGATAACCCTGCTTATCTTTTCTTTAGCTTCAGGAGCAATTGCTTTTGCGCCTTCGATCACTATGCTTTATATCTTACGTTTCATTGCCGGTGTTGGTGTCGGTGGTGAGTACGGAATCGCTTTAGGAATCATGGCTCAAATTGTCCCCGTTCATAAAATGGGACGGATTTCTGCTTTAAATGGGGTAGCTGGCCAAGTCGGCTCGATTACTTCAGCTGCTCTAGCGGGATTATTCTTGAGTCACCTAGGTTGGCGCGGATTGTTCTTATTTGGTCTCGCTCCTTTACTCCTTGTATTATACATGCAAGTAGCTATTAAAGATGAAAAAGAATTTTACCCGGTAAAAAATGATTCAGCTCTCGATAAAAGTGAAAAAATTAATTTTGCTGTTTTATTTAAAGACTTGCGGACCAGTTACCAAACCATTGCCCTCATGTTAATGTGTACGGTTCAAATTGCTGGCTACTTTGGCATGATGAATTGGTTGCCAACCATTATGCAAGAACAAGCCGGCCTCAGTGTGCAAGGTTCATCATTATGGATGATTAGTACCATTGTGGGCATGTCCTTAGGGATGGTTGTCTTTGGCCGACTATTTGACCAATTTGGCCCTCGGCTAATGTTTGGTGCTTTCTTACTTGCATCAGCGTTTGGTGTCTACTTGTTTAGCCAAATTACCTCACCACTTGGAATGCTATTTGGCGGAGCCATGATGGGATTCTTTGTCAATGGGATGTTCCCGGGATATGGAGCAACGGTTTCTTACCTATACCCCAAGTCCGTCCAAAGTATGGCCAATAATTTAATCTTAAACGTTGGACGAGCAGTAGGTGGATTTTCTTCAATGATTATTGGGATCATTATGGAACATGGTAATGTGACCATGGTTATGCTCTTCCTATCATGTCTTTATATCTTCTCTTTTGTGGTCATGTTAACCATTCCCGGGATCAAGCAAAAATCTTTTAAAAAGGTTTATGCCCAATAA